The Verrucomicrobium spinosum DSM 4136 = JCM 18804 genome includes a region encoding these proteins:
- a CDS encoding dihydrolipoyl dehydrogenase family protein: protein MHPDTDFDFAVLGGGSAGYAAARAAVALGLKTAIIDGAEELGGLCILRGCMPSKTLIESANRNLVIRNAAAFGLQATSQAVDTRAIRQRKRHLISDFSGYRQQQINDGRFTVIRGMAKFAQSPDNAVNLKVTLKDGQTRRLTVGTALIATGSVINVPSVPGLQETGYWTSDTLLDAENIPSSFAVLGGGAIALEMAHYLEGIGREVSVIQRSPHLLTGMDTDLAAVVHGAFERRGMRIFCGTRLLRMETAPDGKKRVYFQHAGAEQVSEAAEILVALGRRPATGNLEAGNIGIELDRKGQIPVSPEMITSHPRVFAAGDVTGPLEVVHLAIQQGEVAAKNAASTLKNQPCKHRMDYRCKLFGVFTHPQVAVVGLSEAEAREKRVPYLVASYPFNDHGKSMVMDEMEGFVKLLGDPETGEILGGSVVGPEATELIHEIAMAMHLGATAAQVATAPHYHPTLSEIWTYPAEEIAEQMDAKI, encoded by the coding sequence ATGCACCCCGATACCGACTTTGATTTTGCCGTCTTAGGTGGCGGCAGCGCCGGTTACGCCGCCGCCCGCGCCGCCGTCGCCCTGGGCTTGAAAACCGCCATCATCGACGGTGCCGAAGAGCTCGGCGGGCTGTGCATTCTGCGGGGCTGCATGCCCAGCAAAACCCTCATCGAATCCGCCAACCGCAACCTCGTCATCCGGAATGCTGCCGCCTTCGGCCTCCAGGCCACCTCCCAAGCGGTGGACACCCGGGCCATACGCCAGCGGAAGCGGCACCTGATCAGCGACTTTTCCGGGTATCGCCAGCAGCAGATCAACGATGGCAGATTCACCGTCATTCGAGGAATGGCAAAGTTTGCCCAATCCCCAGACAATGCCGTGAACCTCAAGGTCACTCTCAAGGACGGTCAAACCCGCCGCCTCACGGTCGGGACCGCCCTGATCGCCACTGGATCGGTCATCAACGTCCCCTCTGTGCCCGGCCTCCAGGAAACAGGGTACTGGACGAGCGACACCCTGCTGGACGCAGAGAACATCCCCTCATCGTTCGCCGTTCTAGGGGGCGGTGCCATTGCGCTTGAAATGGCGCACTACCTCGAGGGAATCGGCCGCGAGGTATCTGTGATCCAACGCAGCCCCCACCTGCTCACCGGCATGGACACCGATCTCGCTGCGGTAGTCCATGGTGCGTTTGAGAGACGAGGCATGAGAATCTTCTGCGGCACGCGCCTCCTTCGTATGGAAACTGCTCCCGATGGCAAAAAGCGTGTGTATTTCCAACACGCTGGAGCGGAACAAGTGTCTGAAGCCGCAGAAATTTTAGTGGCTCTGGGAAGAAGGCCGGCAACAGGCAATTTGGAAGCTGGTAACATCGGCATAGAGCTGGATCGAAAAGGACAAATTCCTGTTTCTCCAGAAATGATCACAAGCCATCCGCGAGTGTTCGCCGCAGGTGATGTGACTGGCCCTTTGGAAGTGGTGCATCTTGCGATTCAACAAGGCGAAGTCGCAGCAAAGAACGCTGCAAGCACACTTAAGAACCAGCCCTGCAAACATCGCATGGATTATCGTTGCAAACTCTTTGGAGTCTTCACACATCCGCAGGTGGCCGTGGTGGGACTTTCCGAGGCAGAAGCACGTGAAAAACGCGTCCCTTATCTCGTCGCCAGCTATCCCTTCAATGACCACGGCAAATCCATGGTGATGGATGAGATGGAAGGCTTTGTGAAGCTGTTGGGCGACCCTGAGACGGGAGAGATTTTGGGTGGCTCCGTAGTGGGTCCGGAGGCCACGGAACTCATCCACGAAATCGCCATGGCCATGCACCTTGGCGCCACAGCAGCTCAGGTGGCGACAGCCCCCCACTACCATCCAACACTTAGTGAAATATGGACTTATCCCGCAGAGGAGATTGCGGAACAAATGGATGCGAAAATTTGA
- the nadA gene encoding quinolinate synthase NadA: MVQIAAPSITEEILRLKKQRNAIILAHNYQSREIQELADFVGDSLGLAYKAKETKADVICFCGVHFMAETAKIVNPEKIVVLPDANAGCSLEQSCPAPQLEKFLEVHKEKNYYVIAYINCSAGVKALSDCICTSGNAVKIVEAAPKDRPILFVPDQNLGAWVMEQTGRKMDLWQGACYVHVEFTRDSINQIKAEYPDAKVVAHPECTYAVRLLADEVCSTEKMVHYCRESEAESFIIVTESGMLHRLEREVPNKRFIPGPTGHCRCADCRYMKMNNLEKLHDCLLNLRPQVEMAEEVRKRAEKPILRMLELSR; the protein is encoded by the coding sequence ATGGTTCAAATCGCCGCCCCAAGCATCACCGAAGAGATTCTCCGGCTGAAAAAGCAACGCAACGCCATTATCCTTGCTCACAACTATCAGAGTCGTGAGATTCAGGAACTGGCCGATTTCGTGGGCGACTCCCTCGGACTGGCTTACAAGGCCAAGGAAACCAAAGCGGATGTGATCTGCTTTTGCGGCGTTCACTTCATGGCAGAGACCGCCAAGATTGTGAATCCTGAAAAGATCGTCGTCCTGCCTGACGCCAACGCCGGCTGCTCGCTTGAGCAAAGCTGCCCTGCCCCGCAGCTTGAGAAGTTCCTCGAAGTCCACAAAGAGAAGAACTACTACGTGATTGCCTACATCAACTGTAGCGCCGGCGTCAAAGCCCTCAGCGACTGCATTTGCACCAGCGGCAATGCGGTGAAGATCGTAGAAGCAGCCCCCAAGGATCGCCCCATTCTGTTCGTGCCGGATCAAAATCTCGGCGCTTGGGTCATGGAGCAAACCGGCCGCAAAATGGATCTCTGGCAGGGCGCCTGCTACGTGCACGTGGAATTTACCCGTGACAGCATCAACCAGATCAAAGCGGAATACCCGGACGCAAAGGTTGTGGCCCACCCAGAATGCACCTACGCCGTGCGCCTCCTCGCCGACGAAGTCTGCAGCACGGAGAAAATGGTGCACTACTGCCGCGAGAGTGAGGCCGAGAGCTTCATCATCGTGACAGAAAGCGGCATGCTGCACCGCCTGGAGAGGGAGGTGCCCAACAAGCGTTTCATCCCCGGTCCCACCGGACACTGCCGCTGCGCCGACTGCCGCTACATGAAGATGAACAACCTCGAGAAGCTTCACGACTGCCTCCTCAATCTGCGTCCTCAGGTGGAAATGGCCGAAGAGGTGCGCAAGCGCGCCGAGAAGCCGATCCTGCGGATGCTGGAGCTGAGCCGGTAG
- the gyrB gene encoding DNA topoisomerase (ATP-hydrolyzing) subunit B → MSDDNNTPETFNTGIADNQAYGAEQIDKLEGLEAVRKRPGMYIGDPDERGLHHCVFEVLDNSIDEHLAGFCKTITVTIHSDGSCSVEDDGRGIPVEIHPKFGVPTVELVLTNLHAGGKFGQGAYKYSGGLHGVGAKCVNALSEWFKAEVYRGGKAHAISFSRGKTTEPLTVVGDLEDPTRTGTKITFFPDAEIFTATTEFRFELLVNRLRELAFLNPGVIIVLKDERPEPIREETFFYKFGVVEFVVQLGDNKVLVHDKPVVLRGQRFIEVEDKQDICFVDCVLQYNDSYSEQMLCFANSIPNPDGGTHLSGFRSAMTRAINQFAKANKMVKESDPPITGEDCREGMVCILSVKLPNPRFNSQTKGKLVNGEVEGAVSSVVYEGMQQFLDENPGVAKRIIDKILTAARAREAARKARETVRKSVMTGGGLPGKLADCTERDPAKSELFIVEGDSAGGSAKVGRDRRVQAILPLRGKLINVEKARLDKALQNREIQAMITAIGTGIGDGADEGSFRLEKARYHKIIIMTDADVDGSHIRTLLLTFFCRQMPELVRRGYIYIAQPPLYLVKRRKREEYVQDDGELNHILIDLGAEEVRLRVLTDSGENPMMEKDKLKPILDLLSRLSRFNEVIRRNGGDFEKYIQCRDPETGAMPAFLVRIRDGNEEMVSYFLGDRELSEFAHANADLGLFGRSIDPPPVVAGTEAAEPPVAEKPAVKDGRTRRARLVEIHEANSIKKLLGQLSELGLSLDHYSSQDKPLFELVEGEGDNARVHPVFSVPGILEGVMNIGRRGLEIRRFKGLGEMNAKELYTTTMEQKTRKLLRVRLNEENEIEADRIFTILMGDIVEPRKIFIEENALNVRNLDV, encoded by the coding sequence ATGTCTGACGACAATAACACCCCTGAGACCTTCAACACCGGCATCGCTGACAATCAGGCCTACGGTGCGGAGCAAATTGACAAACTCGAGGGCCTGGAGGCGGTACGCAAGCGACCGGGAATGTACATCGGGGATCCCGACGAGCGAGGCCTCCACCACTGCGTGTTTGAGGTGCTGGACAACTCGATTGACGAGCATCTGGCGGGCTTCTGCAAGACCATCACGGTGACGATTCATTCCGATGGATCCTGCTCCGTGGAAGACGATGGCCGCGGGATTCCGGTGGAAATCCACCCGAAATTCGGTGTGCCGACGGTGGAGTTGGTGTTGACCAATCTGCATGCAGGCGGCAAGTTCGGCCAGGGGGCGTACAAGTACTCTGGCGGTCTGCACGGGGTGGGGGCGAAGTGCGTAAACGCGCTTTCGGAGTGGTTCAAGGCTGAGGTCTATCGCGGTGGCAAGGCACATGCGATTTCCTTTTCCCGTGGCAAGACGACGGAGCCGCTCACCGTGGTGGGAGATCTGGAAGACCCCACCCGGACGGGCACAAAGATCACATTCTTTCCGGATGCCGAGATCTTCACGGCCACCACAGAATTTCGGTTTGAGTTGCTGGTGAACCGGCTTCGTGAGCTTGCTTTCCTGAACCCCGGGGTGATCATCGTGCTGAAGGATGAGCGGCCTGAGCCCATCCGCGAGGAGACTTTCTTCTACAAGTTCGGTGTGGTGGAGTTTGTGGTGCAGCTTGGCGACAACAAGGTGCTGGTGCATGACAAGCCGGTGGTGCTGCGTGGGCAGCGCTTCATCGAAGTGGAAGACAAGCAGGACATCTGCTTTGTGGACTGTGTGTTGCAGTATAACGACAGCTACTCGGAGCAGATGCTGTGCTTTGCCAACAGCATCCCGAACCCGGATGGTGGCACGCACTTGAGCGGCTTCCGCAGTGCCATGACGCGGGCGATCAACCAGTTCGCAAAAGCGAACAAAATGGTGAAGGAGAGCGATCCGCCGATCACCGGAGAAGACTGCCGCGAAGGCATGGTGTGCATCCTTTCCGTGAAGCTGCCGAACCCGCGCTTCAACTCCCAGACCAAGGGGAAACTGGTGAACGGGGAAGTGGAGGGGGCGGTGAGCAGCGTGGTTTATGAGGGGATGCAGCAGTTCCTGGATGAGAATCCTGGAGTGGCCAAGCGCATCATCGACAAGATCCTCACGGCGGCCCGCGCACGTGAAGCCGCGCGCAAGGCGCGTGAAACGGTGCGCAAGAGTGTGATGACCGGTGGTGGCCTCCCTGGCAAGCTGGCGGACTGCACGGAGCGCGATCCGGCGAAGAGCGAGCTCTTCATCGTGGAAGGTGACTCCGCCGGTGGCTCCGCCAAAGTGGGCCGCGACCGCCGTGTGCAGGCCATCCTGCCGCTGCGAGGCAAGCTGATCAACGTGGAGAAGGCGCGGCTCGACAAGGCGCTGCAGAACCGCGAAATCCAGGCCATGATCACCGCGATCGGCACCGGGATCGGTGACGGTGCGGACGAAGGCAGCTTCCGGCTGGAAAAGGCCCGCTACCACAAGATCATCATCATGACCGATGCTGACGTGGACGGCTCGCACATCCGCACGCTGTTGCTCACCTTCTTCTGCCGCCAGATGCCAGAGCTGGTGCGTCGTGGCTACATTTACATCGCCCAGCCGCCGCTCTACCTCGTGAAGCGCCGCAAGCGCGAAGAGTATGTGCAGGATGACGGGGAGTTGAACCACATCCTCATCGACCTGGGCGCGGAAGAGGTGCGCCTGAGAGTGCTCACGGATTCGGGTGAAAATCCGATGATGGAGAAAGACAAACTGAAGCCCATCCTGGACCTGCTGTCCCGCCTCTCACGGTTCAATGAGGTAATCCGGCGCAACGGGGGCGACTTTGAGAAGTACATCCAGTGCCGGGATCCGGAAACGGGGGCGATGCCCGCCTTCCTGGTGCGCATTCGCGATGGCAATGAGGAGATGGTGAGTTATTTCCTGGGTGACAGGGAGCTTTCCGAGTTTGCCCACGCCAATGCGGATCTGGGCCTTTTTGGCCGCTCCATCGACCCGCCGCCCGTGGTGGCGGGAACGGAGGCTGCTGAACCCCCGGTGGCGGAGAAGCCGGCCGTGAAGGACGGCCGGACGCGTCGTGCCCGGCTCGTGGAGATTCATGAGGCAAACTCGATCAAAAAGCTCCTGGGCCAGCTGTCCGAGCTGGGCCTTTCCCTGGACCACTACAGCAGCCAGGACAAGCCCTTGTTTGAGCTGGTGGAAGGTGAGGGGGACAATGCGAGAGTGCATCCTGTGTTCAGCGTGCCCGGCATCCTGGAAGGGGTGATGAACATCGGCCGCCGTGGGCTGGAAATCCGCCGATTCAAAGGTCTGGGGGAAATGAACGCCAAGGAGCTCTACACGACCACCATGGAACAGAAGACGCGCAAGTTGTTGAGGGTGCGCCTCAACGAGGAGAACGAGATTGAGGCGGACCGTATCTTCACGATTCTCATGGGGGACATCGTGGAGCCCCGCAAGATCTTCATTGAAGAGAACGCGCTCAATGTGCGCAACCTGGACGTGTGA
- a CDS encoding bactofilin family protein, which translates to MLKQIIGQPSEGMKDERRSDNSAASPAHSGAAHSPSPTTQSPRSSTQPLMTTSKNVLANDVEIKGSIKFSHDLIIDGKIEGEVSSDGALTVGENALIKGEIKTRAVTLFGKVEGNITVQERCELKSNAVLVGDVTAATLAIEEGATFLGRSQVGKGAAAKAANSGSGGSQKP; encoded by the coding sequence ATGCTGAAACAAATTATCGGACAACCCTCGGAAGGCATGAAAGATGAACGGCGCAGCGATAATTCCGCCGCTTCTCCTGCCCATTCCGGCGCAGCACACTCCCCCTCTCCCACAACACAATCACCAAGATCGTCAACCCAACCACTCATGACCACCAGCAAGAACGTTCTCGCCAACGACGTCGAAATCAAAGGATCCATTAAATTTTCTCACGACCTGATCATCGACGGAAAGATTGAAGGTGAAGTCAGTTCAGATGGCGCATTGACCGTTGGTGAAAATGCGTTGATCAAAGGCGAGATCAAAACCCGCGCAGTGACCCTTTTCGGAAAAGTTGAAGGCAACATCACCGTACAAGAACGTTGTGAACTCAAGTCAAATGCCGTACTGGTGGGTGACGTGACCGCAGCAACCTTGGCGATTGAAGAAGGAGCTACTTTCCTGGGCCGGTCCCAGGTGGGCAAAGGCGCTGCCGCCAAGGCAGCGAACAGCGGCTCGGGCGGCTCCCAGAAGCCCTAA
- the gyrA gene encoding DNA gyrase subunit A has protein sequence MSEDNIKPINVEEELKGSFLDYSMSVIISRALPDVRDGLKPSQRRILYAMHELSLYPPKKHMKCAKICGDTSGNYHPHGEAVIYPTLVNMAQPWSMRDPLVHPQGNFGSVEGDPPAAMRYTEARLTHLGGHLMDDMEKETVDFVPNYDERLTEPVVFPAAFPNLLVNGGTGIAVGMATNLPPHNLREIVDGICAQIDNPEITLQGLMQYVRGPDFPTGCTLLGTAGIRDYFETGHGSLRIRGHAEISETGTKPQIIITAIPYGVNRAELCKRIGELASEKIIPEVTAIRDESDENTRVVVDLRREARPQVVLNNLYKQTSLETTFSVHMLAIDNRRPRLLSLKDAISCYIEHRREVIIRRTKYLLKQAEIDAEKLEALLLALSQLDDFIKMIRTASSRDEAESRIKAYTFTLEAAQSLGILIRSQPSIRSGRYVFTDLQVKHILDLRLYQLTALERTKLQADYEALLNTITDLMDILAKESRVLTIIKDELGNIRAKYGTERLTKIEAAEGEINIEDLIANERNIVTITHRGFVKRTLASEFRTQARGGKGLKGMETREAAGEDDAADFVEHLFAASAHDYLMFFTNTGRVYVERVYQVPEMARTGKGRSIKNLLNLRAEEKIAAVLRLEADSDHDEGVWRSDRFVLFATKDGTVKKTELADFKNIRKDGIIAVKLDEGNDLIQVILTNGSSEICLVTSEGMCVKCEETDIRPMGRAAAGVMGIRPGETDHVVSLTAVDETAQLLVVSENGLGKRTPFEEYRKTNRGAKGVTTMNVTEKTGNVVAAMAVHEDDELMLMTSSGQSVRIRVADIRQTGRNAQGVKLMNLSEGETIQDVAKVIPDDEEKVEGEILGAEGRASAVEASEASDPSASSPETTVGDAAAGDDNAEVS, from the coding sequence GTGAGCGAAGACAACATCAAGCCCATCAATGTAGAAGAGGAACTCAAAGGTTCTTTCCTCGACTACTCCATGTCCGTCATCATTTCGCGCGCCCTGCCCGACGTGCGAGACGGACTCAAGCCGAGCCAGCGCCGCATTCTGTATGCGATGCACGAGCTCTCGCTCTATCCGCCGAAGAAGCACATGAAGTGTGCGAAGATCTGCGGTGATACCTCAGGGAACTACCACCCGCACGGGGAGGCGGTGATCTACCCCACCCTGGTGAACATGGCGCAGCCGTGGTCCATGCGGGATCCGCTGGTGCATCCGCAGGGGAACTTCGGCTCCGTGGAAGGTGACCCTCCGGCGGCCATGCGTTATACGGAGGCCCGGCTCACCCATTTGGGCGGGCACCTGATGGACGACATGGAGAAGGAGACGGTGGATTTCGTCCCCAACTACGATGAACGTCTCACTGAGCCGGTGGTGTTTCCCGCCGCGTTTCCGAACTTGCTGGTCAACGGCGGCACCGGCATCGCTGTGGGCATGGCCACGAACCTGCCTCCGCACAATCTGCGGGAGATCGTGGATGGCATTTGCGCACAGATCGACAACCCTGAAATCACCCTGCAGGGACTGATGCAGTACGTGCGGGGCCCGGATTTCCCAACGGGCTGTACGTTGTTGGGTACCGCGGGCATCCGTGATTACTTTGAGACCGGGCACGGCTCGTTGCGCATTCGCGGCCATGCCGAAATCTCGGAAACGGGCACCAAGCCCCAGATCATCATCACCGCCATTCCGTACGGTGTGAACCGCGCGGAACTGTGCAAACGCATTGGTGAGCTGGCCTCTGAGAAGATCATTCCTGAAGTGACGGCCATCCGCGACGAGTCGGATGAAAACACGCGTGTGGTGGTGGATCTGCGTCGAGAAGCCCGCCCCCAGGTGGTGCTGAACAATCTCTACAAGCAGACTTCGCTGGAGACGACCTTCTCAGTACACATGCTGGCGATCGACAATCGTCGGCCGCGCCTGCTGTCGCTGAAGGATGCGATCAGTTGCTACATCGAGCACCGCCGCGAGGTGATCATCCGGCGCACGAAGTACCTTCTCAAGCAGGCGGAGATCGATGCCGAGAAGCTTGAAGCGCTCCTGCTGGCCCTGAGCCAGCTGGATGACTTCATCAAGATGATCCGAACGGCTTCGAGTCGTGATGAGGCGGAAAGCCGGATCAAGGCCTACACCTTCACCTTGGAAGCCGCCCAGTCGCTGGGGATCCTGATCCGCTCCCAGCCGAGCATTCGCAGCGGCCGGTATGTCTTCACGGACCTTCAAGTGAAGCACATCCTCGACCTGCGCCTCTATCAACTGACGGCGCTGGAGCGGACAAAACTTCAGGCTGACTACGAAGCCCTGCTTAATACCATCACGGACTTGATGGACATCCTGGCGAAGGAGAGCCGTGTGCTCACCATCATCAAGGATGAGCTGGGCAACATCCGCGCCAAGTACGGCACCGAGCGACTCACCAAGATTGAAGCCGCGGAAGGCGAGATCAACATTGAGGATCTCATTGCCAACGAGCGCAACATCGTCACCATCACGCACCGTGGCTTCGTCAAGCGCACGCTGGCCAGCGAGTTCCGCACGCAGGCACGGGGAGGCAAGGGTCTGAAGGGCATGGAGACGCGGGAGGCGGCGGGTGAAGATGATGCAGCTGACTTTGTGGAGCACCTCTTTGCCGCGAGCGCGCATGACTATTTGATGTTCTTCACCAATACAGGTCGTGTGTATGTGGAGCGTGTCTATCAGGTTCCTGAAATGGCGCGAACAGGCAAGGGGCGAAGCATCAAGAACCTGCTCAACCTCCGGGCTGAGGAGAAGATTGCCGCCGTGCTCCGTCTCGAAGCAGACAGTGACCACGATGAGGGCGTGTGGCGCTCGGACCGCTTCGTCCTGTTTGCGACCAAGGATGGCACGGTGAAGAAGACCGAGCTGGCCGACTTCAAGAACATCCGCAAGGACGGGATCATCGCGGTAAAGCTGGATGAAGGAAATGACCTGATCCAGGTCATCCTTACCAATGGTTCCAGTGAAATCTGCCTCGTCACCAGTGAGGGCATGTGCGTGAAGTGTGAGGAAACGGACATCCGCCCCATGGGCCGCGCTGCTGCCGGCGTGATGGGCATTCGCCCGGGTGAGACCGACCACGTTGTCTCACTGACAGCGGTGGATGAGACCGCTCAGCTTCTGGTGGTATCGGAGAACGGCCTGGGTAAACGCACGCCGTTTGAAGAATATCGCAAGACCAACCGCGGTGCCAAAGGTGTGACCACCATGAACGTGACCGAGAAGACCGGCAACGTGGTGGCAGCCATGGCGGTGCATGAAGATGACGAGCTCATGCTCATGACCAGCAGTGGTCAGAGCGTGCGCATCCGGGTGGCGGATATCCGCCAGACGGGCCGCAATGCCCAAGGTGTGAAGCTCATGAACCTGAGCGAGGGTGAAACCATCCAGGATGTGGCGAAGGTTATTCCTGACGACGAAGAGAAAGTCGAAGGTGAAATCTTGGGTGCGGAGGGGCGGGCTTCCGCAGTGGAGGCATCTGAGGCCTCCGATCCTAGTGCATCTTCCCCGGAAACTACTGTGGGTGACGCCGCCGCTGGCGACGACAACGCTGAGGTTTCCTAG
- a CDS encoding hemolysin family protein produces MILSLSTIVLASTAEPVVREWHLTGAQVLWQISVIMFFVLLNGFFVAAEFAIVKVRDSQLQEEIDEGNRGAKFARSVTRHLDAYLSATQLGITLASIALGMLGEPYLSHMLQPLLFKVGLESEAVVRGIGWGAGFAIITFLHVVLGELTPKSMAIRKALATTLLISRPLHLFYVVLKPAIFLLNGTANWILRVVFKLDPVAEGERVHSEEELKHIVAESQRSEEVTETEKHIVLNALALNDRAVRDVMTPRKDVISLDVDEPFESSLKLAIESKHTRFPLVEGHLDHTIGLVHIKDILKLVHEGGKDGSDLRRIKRELLLVPEMMPIDKLLKFFLEKHAHLALAVDEYGGGVGIVTLDNVVEEIVGDIQDEFDLPVKPEFRRINTEEFEVEGMLNLYELNDLTDLELESDEVTTVGGYVTHFLGHFPKQGEMLRIENYEVTATKVEARRVAQLHFKRVELLPEDEEEKAAREVLEAPEEVRH; encoded by the coding sequence ATGATTCTCTCTCTTTCCACTATTGTCCTCGCCAGCACCGCCGAACCGGTGGTGCGAGAGTGGCATCTCACCGGGGCCCAGGTGTTGTGGCAGATCTCGGTGATCATGTTCTTCGTGCTCCTGAACGGGTTCTTTGTGGCTGCGGAGTTCGCGATCGTCAAGGTTCGGGACAGTCAGCTTCAGGAGGAGATCGACGAAGGCAATCGCGGGGCCAAGTTTGCCCGTTCTGTGACGCGTCATCTGGACGCTTATCTTTCTGCCACGCAGCTGGGTATCACTCTTGCCAGTATTGCCCTGGGCATGTTGGGCGAGCCTTACCTGTCCCACATGCTCCAGCCACTTCTGTTTAAGGTGGGCTTGGAGAGTGAAGCGGTGGTGCGCGGGATTGGCTGGGGTGCAGGCTTTGCCATCATCACCTTCCTGCATGTGGTGCTGGGTGAGTTGACTCCCAAGTCCATGGCCATTCGCAAGGCACTGGCCACCACGCTGCTGATCAGCCGGCCGCTGCACCTCTTCTATGTGGTGCTCAAGCCTGCGATCTTCCTGCTCAACGGCACCGCCAACTGGATTCTCCGTGTGGTTTTCAAGCTCGACCCAGTGGCGGAGGGGGAGCGTGTGCACTCTGAAGAGGAGCTCAAGCACATCGTCGCGGAAAGTCAGCGGTCCGAGGAAGTGACCGAGACCGAGAAGCACATTGTGCTGAACGCCCTGGCATTGAATGATCGCGCGGTTCGCGATGTCATGACGCCGCGCAAGGATGTGATTTCCCTGGACGTGGATGAGCCCTTCGAGTCCAGCTTGAAGCTCGCCATTGAGTCCAAGCACACGAGGTTCCCGCTGGTGGAGGGTCATTTGGATCACACCATCGGCCTCGTGCACATCAAGGATATTCTGAAACTCGTTCATGAGGGTGGCAAGGACGGCAGTGATCTTCGCCGGATCAAGCGCGAGTTGCTGCTCGTGCCGGAGATGATGCCCATCGACAAGCTCCTGAAGTTTTTCCTGGAAAAGCATGCCCACCTTGCGCTGGCGGTGGATGAGTACGGCGGCGGGGTGGGTATCGTCACGCTCGACAACGTCGTGGAGGAAATCGTGGGCGACATTCAGGACGAATTCGACCTTCCGGTGAAGCCTGAATTCCGCCGTATCAACACCGAGGAGTTTGAGGTGGAGGGTATGCTCAATCTCTATGAGCTCAATGATCTGACAGATCTTGAGCTGGAGAGTGATGAGGTCACCACCGTCGGCGGCTATGTGACTCATTTCCTGGGGCATTTCCCCAAGCAGGGTGAGATGCTGCGGATTGAGAACTATGAGGTGACCGCCACCAAGGTGGAGGCCCGCCGTGTTGCCCAGCTCCATTTCAAGCGTGTAGAACTGCTGCCTGAAGACGAAGAGGAAAAGGCAGCTCGGGAAGTGCTTGAAGCCCCTGAGGAAGTTCGTCACTAG
- a CDS encoding polymer-forming cytoskeletal protein: MVTTFCKKCGEHLRIEKQRAIASSQCNPNPSAVFPAVMDVSAKDPLLAELRKTDSPATPESPPSQPETQAPAEFKALLPTDAPLQEELPLGLGDMMGFKEAEPAAPSLFTGAQTRTGLRPRPQPQVPAPQPLGLAALKKPAYLQRTEISEKAERPKPTGEVQGPMAQSTFQKMKEQGYYRQQYFKEVECGKCQHKFKVGRSAKSTTCPSCSATICMEDFDINLDYSTPIDTRGDVLIRRNGVVKTTEIRCRDLRVQQGQVNASLFCSGDITLKTSGLIEGEVRCNRLVIEKGSEVQFARTIQAAEVEIQAKVIGSIQCTGRVLLTGTGSVQGDVTARSIGIDPGGELDGSMNILRVEPKVEPSAPRQVSASSLVTGCGPATKSTP; encoded by the coding sequence GTGGTGACAACCTTCTGCAAGAAGTGCGGGGAACACCTGCGGATCGAAAAGCAGCGTGCAATTGCCTCGTCCCAGTGCAACCCGAATCCCAGCGCAGTCTTTCCTGCGGTGATGGATGTGTCGGCCAAGGATCCCCTCCTGGCCGAGCTAAGAAAAACGGACTCCCCTGCCACTCCGGAGTCCCCGCCGTCTCAGCCTGAAACGCAGGCTCCGGCAGAGTTCAAGGCGCTCCTCCCGACCGACGCCCCCCTCCAGGAGGAATTACCTCTTGGTCTCGGCGACATGATGGGCTTCAAGGAAGCGGAACCAGCAGCCCCATCGCTGTTTACCGGAGCCCAAACGCGCACCGGACTCCGTCCACGCCCCCAACCCCAAGTGCCTGCGCCTCAGCCACTTGGGCTCGCCGCGCTCAAGAAGCCAGCCTACCTGCAGCGCACAGAAATTTCAGAAAAAGCCGAACGCCCCAAGCCTACTGGCGAGGTGCAGGGCCCCATGGCCCAGAGCACCTTCCAGAAAATGAAGGAGCAGGGCTACTACCGCCAACAGTACTTCAAGGAAGTCGAATGCGGAAAGTGCCAGCACAAGTTCAAGGTCGGCCGCTCCGCGAAATCCACCACCTGCCCTTCGTGCTCCGCCACGATCTGCATGGAGGATTTCGACATCAATCTCGACTATAGCACCCCGATCGACACCCGTGGAGATGTGCTGATCCGCCGCAACGGCGTTGTGAAGACCACCGAAATCCGCTGCCGTGACCTTCGCGTGCAGCAGGGCCAGGTGAATGCCAGCCTCTTCTGTAGCGGAGACATCACCCTCAAGACCTCCGGCTTGATCGAAGGTGAAGTGCGGTGCAACCGGTTGGTCATCGAAAAAGGCAGCGAGGTCCAGTTCGCGAGAACCATCCAGGCCGCCGAAGTCGAGATCCAGGCCAAGGTCATCGGAAGCATCCAATGCACCGGCCGAGTCCTGCTCACAGGTACCGGCAGTGTTCAGGGTGACGTCACCGCCCGCTCCATCGGCATTGATCCCGGCGGCGAGCTCGACGGCTCCATGAATATTCTCCGGGTAGAGCCAAAAGTGGAACCCAGCGCGCCACGCCAGGTCAGCGCCTCATCCCTGGTCACAGGATGCGGCCCAGCCACCAAGTCCACCCCCTAG